One segment of uncultured Roseibium sp. DNA contains the following:
- a CDS encoding ABC transporter substrate-binding protein, translated as MKRRQFLMASAATFGVAIVPGLTGVGSAKAQSQSVLKFIPQADLAVIDPHGTPAYVTRNHAMLVYDTLYGVDANNVPQPQMIETGVQSDDGLLWTLTLRDGLKFHDGSPVRGADVVASLNRWMKKDGFAGALANVLVKLDAPDDKTIAFSLSKPFPILPDLLGKMASYSTGIMPERLALTDPNTPVEEIIGSGPYRFVMEERVPGSLNVYEKFDDYVPRSEPAENLAGGKIAHFDRIEWHTIPDPATAAAALQAGEVDWWEQPTPDLLPIFEGSDVSVEVKDRSGALGLLRMNCLQPPFNNPKIREVVLKATNQTQFMLAGVGDNEELWSVPQGFFNPKSALASTEGLDTFVETKDFDALKKELIDAGYKGETVVLLATADYPVINAFGEVAADMMRKLGMNVDLQVQDWATMASRMKNTGPVSDGGYSAFGNFSAGAGAMNPASHTYLRSGKDTAFDGWPDIPEIEVLRAAWFDARTVEEQAEIGRKIQEIALKQVPFVPLGLFYFPTAYKTNLKGILETMPVFWNVERV; from the coding sequence ATGAAACGCAGACAATTCTTGATGGCCAGTGCGGCAACGTTCGGTGTCGCAATCGTTCCAGGCCTGACTGGCGTCGGCTCCGCCAAAGCCCAGTCCCAATCGGTTCTGAAGTTTATTCCGCAGGCGGATCTAGCAGTGATCGACCCGCATGGCACGCCTGCCTATGTGACACGTAACCACGCCATGCTGGTCTACGACACACTCTATGGCGTCGATGCCAATAACGTGCCGCAACCGCAGATGATCGAAACCGGTGTTCAGTCCGACGACGGCCTGTTATGGACGCTGACCCTGCGCGATGGTCTTAAATTCCACGATGGCAGCCCGGTGCGGGGAGCCGACGTGGTGGCAAGTCTCAATCGTTGGATGAAGAAGGACGGCTTTGCTGGCGCTCTCGCCAACGTCCTCGTCAAACTCGATGCTCCGGACGACAAGACGATTGCCTTCTCGCTTTCCAAGCCGTTCCCGATCCTGCCGGATCTGCTGGGCAAGATGGCTTCCTATTCCACCGGTATCATGCCGGAGCGCCTGGCGTTGACCGACCCGAATACTCCGGTCGAGGAAATCATCGGGTCCGGCCCCTACCGCTTCGTGATGGAAGAGCGCGTTCCAGGCTCGCTGAATGTCTACGAGAAATTCGATGACTACGTTCCGCGCAGCGAGCCGGCGGAGAATTTGGCCGGCGGCAAGATTGCTCATTTCGACCGCATCGAATGGCATACAATTCCCGATCCGGCGACGGCCGCAGCCGCGCTGCAGGCCGGTGAGGTCGATTGGTGGGAGCAGCCTACGCCCGATCTGCTGCCGATCTTCGAAGGTTCGGATGTCTCGGTCGAGGTCAAGGACAGGTCCGGCGCTCTCGGTTTGTTGCGGATGAACTGCCTGCAGCCGCCGTTTAACAACCCGAAGATCCGGGAAGTGGTTCTGAAGGCCACCAACCAGACCCAGTTCATGCTGGCCGGAGTTGGCGACAATGAAGAACTGTGGTCCGTGCCTCAAGGGTTCTTCAATCCGAAGTCGGCACTCGCCAGCACCGAGGGACTGGACACCTTCGTGGAGACCAAAGACTTCGACGCGCTGAAGAAGGAACTCATCGACGCCGGCTACAAAGGCGAAACGGTCGTTCTTCTTGCGACGGCGGACTATCCGGTCATCAATGCCTTTGGCGAGGTCGCAGCCGACATGATGCGCAAGCTCGGTATGAACGTCGATCTACAGGTGCAGGATTGGGCCACCATGGCCAGCCGCATGAAGAACACGGGGCCCGTGTCTGACGGCGGCTATAGCGCATTCGGAAACTTTTCCGCCGGCGCCGGTGCCATGAACCCGGCATCGCACACGTATCTTCGCTCCGGCAAAGACACGGCTTTTGACGGTTGGCCCGACATCCCCGAGATCGAGGTGCTGCGTGCGGCCTGGTTCGATGCGCGGACGGTTGAAGAACAAGCGGAAATCGGCCGCAAGATCCAGGAAATCGCCCTGAAGCAAGTGCCGTTTGTGCCGCTCGGTTTGTTCTATTTCCCGACGGCCTACAAAACCAATCTCAAGGGCATTCTCGAAACCATGCCGGTTTTCTGGAACGTTGAACGGGTCTGA